The following proteins are encoded in a genomic region of Pungitius pungitius chromosome 17, fPunPun2.1, whole genome shotgun sequence:
- the LOC134107172 gene encoding uncharacterized protein LOC134107172 encodes MAEYEAFTAAPSEEALESCTKKQLLELAEHYSVVGMDRRRKDDIKAALKLKLCELGVLTSGRSPPVVCVPAQTQGLTFEQQKELLLLQMEHEKLKCELEAKKQIELEMIHQQTEKARMELESYRLSLGKDNKWAGESEGRQLSGVGARPFDINNLRLLPPFNEKDPDSFFVMFERVSTARGWSDGDCALLLQCVLTGKAQGAYSSLSTADSGSYVKIKSAVLKAYELVPEAYRQRFRAWEKRSGQTYVEFVRDLTTHFKRWLAALEITTFDDLCELVILEQFKNRLPGRIATYINEHKVASAAEAAVSADEYVLLHKDGVRERTPNRDDAGWGEHSRSTVAADQMRSRKPGFVRFESHSRRNFDSSRSCNYCHEKGHWKADCPGLSKHRGGHPNVKPAAAAVPVVTGCASVGCSEPDVLEAYAPFIRSGFVSLGGSDVKVPVTILRDTGAYDSYMIESVLPLSVETDSGDRILSRGMGLTVLPVPVHRVVLDCELIQGEVAVGVRPAFPIEGVQFILGNGLAGGRIWDDVPPAPVVTHCPVSTTPDCSSIEIPEDFPACVVTRAMSKAEPGLTDEERGDADFETLSLSNFPLSVPQSELLQEQIGDLSLKELFERVLSAAEIKSAASGYFLRNGLLFRKWIGVNSDCVGDAIFQLVVPAKFRPLVLKIAHDESGHFGVRKTYLNILKHFFWPRVKRDVAVYIKTCQVCQLTGKPNQRVKSAPLQPIPAISQPFEYLIVDCVGPLPCAKSGSKYLLTVMCQSTRYPAAYPLRSITTKAVVRALTQFISVFGIPKIIQSDQGSNFSSHMFGQVLKCLRIKHNQSSAYHAQSQGALERFHQTLKSLLRAYCTELDRDWEEGLPWLMLAAREAVQEGTGFSPNDLVFGHVVRGPLAVLKDDWVDAEPPKNLIDFVNGFRHRLFVAGGRARDKLQMSQSKMKGNYDRHTERREFSPGDQVLALMPIVGSPFQAKYTGPYTVIEKITDLNYFIATPGRRKSKQLCHVNLLKPFYSRGMGSGQTEEGVCPALAVGSMALIHEDGVPEPDDSLLCGRLKNSESLSNLDRLLSHLPESKRCELTNLVRKFPCLFGDVPSRTDWVEHDIEVGDAQPIKQRFYRMSPEKRQHLDSEVKYMVENNIAVPSNASWASPCILVPKQDKTPRFCTDMRKVNSVTKPDSFPLPRMEDCVDSVGAAKFVSKFDLLKGYWQVPLSKRAQEISAFITPTGLYSYTVLPFGLRNAPATFQRLMNRVVSGLEGCSVYLDDLVIYSDTWHSHLQRIRALFERLEEARLTINLAKCEFARATVTYLGRVVGQGRVAPVQVKVMAIEKFPRPTTKKELQRFLGLAGYYRIFCRNFSTVVFPLTELLKTRVKFVWSVECQQAFDNVKTVLCSSPVLAAPRFDRTFLLQVDASQVGAGAVLMQGDDQGVMRPVSFFSRKFNGYQFNYSVIEKEALALVWALQHFEVYVGGCAPLVVYTDHNPLTFLRSLRCPNQRLMRWALFLQGYDLDIRHIKGSDNTIADALSRAPLP; translated from the coding sequence ATGGCTGAATATGAGGCGTTCACGGCAGCCCCGTCAGAAGAGGCCTTGGAGAGCTGTACTAAGAAGCAGTTATTGGAATTGGCTGAGCATTATTCAGTAGTTGGGATGGATAGGAGGCGTAAAGACGATATTAAAGCTGCTTTGAAATTAAAACTTTGTGAACTGGGAGTTCTTACGTCTGGCCGGTCTCCACCGGTCGTATGCGTTCCTGCACAAACTCAGGGGTTGACTTTTGAGCAACAGAAAGAGCTTCTCCTGTTGCAGATGGAGCATGAAAAACTCAAGTGTGAGTTAGAAGCtaaaaaacaaattgagctGGAGATGATCCACCAGCAGACCGAGAAGGCAAGGATGGAGCTGGAGAGCTATCGTCTGTCCCTAGGTAAGGACAATAAGTGGGCTGGTGAGAGTGAAGGTCGGCAGCTGTCTGGGGTCGGTGCGCGGCCCTTCGACATAAACAACTTGCGGTTGTTGCCACCATTCAATGAGAAGGATCCTGACTCGTTTTTTGTGATGTTTGAGCGTGTTTCCACGGCGAGGGGCTGGTCGGATGGAGACTGTGCTCTGCTGCTCCAGTGCGTACTCACCGGTAAGGCGCAGGGGGCATACTCGTCTTTGAGCACGGCTGATAGCGGTAgctatgttaaaataaaatctgccgtGCTGAAGGCTTATGAGTTGGTGCCGGAGGCGTATCGCCAACGGTTCCGGGCTTGGGAGAAGAGAAGTGGCCAAACGTATGTTGAATTTGTTCGCGATTTAACAACTCATTTTAAACGTTGGCTGGCTGCGCTTGAGATCACTACTTTTGATGATTTGTGTGAATTAGTCATTTTGGAGCAGTTTAAAAACAGGTTGCCTGGTCGGATTGCAACCTACATTAATGAACATAAGGTTGCCTCCGCTGCAGAGGCTGCTGTGTCAGCAGATGAGTATGTGCTGCTTCATAAGGATGGTGTGAGAGAGCGCACGCCCAACCGCGATGATGCTGGCTGGGGTGAACACAGTCGAAGCACCGTAGCGGCTGACCAGATGCGTTCGAGGAAGCCTGGCTTTGTTAGATTCGAGTCTCACTCACGGAGAAATTTTGACAGCAGTAGAAGCTGTAATTACTGTCATGAAAAGGGTCATTGGAAGGCGGATTGTCCAGGGTTGTCTAAACATAGAGGGGGCCATCCTAATGTTAAGCCGGCTGCGGCTGCTGTTCCGGTAGTTACCGGCTGTGCGTCAGTCGGATGTTCTGAGCCGGATGTTCTGGAGGCATATGCTCCTTTTATCAGAAGTGGTTTTGTGTCGCTTGGGGGTAGCGATGTTAAAGTCCCGGTTACGATATTGAGGGACACGGGGGCATATGATTCCTATATGATCGAGTCCGTCCTGCCGTTGTCCGTAGAAACTGACAGCGGGGACCGTATCCTCAGTCGGGGGATGGGGTTGACTGTGTTACCTGTGCCTGTGCATAGGGTGGTTCTGGATTGTGAGCTAATACAGGGGGAGGTAGCTGTGGGAGTGCGGCCGGCGTTTCCTATCGAGGGGGTTCAGTTCATTTTGGGAAATGGCTTGGCTGGCGGCCGCATCTGGGATGATGTTCCTCCCGCACCTGTTGTTACACACTGTCCAGTTAGTACTACGCCTGACTGTAGCTCCATTGAGATACCTGAGGATTTTCCAGCCTGTGTGGTTACACGCGCAATGAGTAAGGCTGAGCCTGGGTTAACCGATGAGGAGCGTGGTGATGCGGATTTTGAGACTCTGTCCTTGTCCAATTTTCCACTGTCGGTGCCACAGAGCGAGTTGTTGCAGGAGCAAATCGGTGATCTCTCCCTAAAAGAATTGTTCGAACGTGTGTTGTCGGCTGCGGAGATAAAAAGTGCAGCCAGCGGCTATTTTCTGCGCAACGGCCTGCTGTTTAGGAAATGGATTGGGGTGAATAGTGACTGTGTAGGGGATGCTATTTTCCAGTTGGTCGTGCCGGCTAAATTTCGTCCTTTGGTGCTTAAAATAGCGCACGACGAGAGTGGGCATTTTGGGGTCAGGAAGACATATCTAAACATCTTGAAACATTTCTTTTGGCCGCGCGTGAAAAGAGATGTTGCtgtatatattaaaacatgTCAGGTGTGTCAATTGACGGGAAAACCAAATCAGCGTGTGAAGTCTGCTCCTCTACAACCGATCCCTGCCATAAGCCAACCTTTTGAATATTTGATTGTGGACTGCGTCGGCCCGTTGCCGTGTGCTAAATCTGGCAGTAAGTATTTATTGACAGTGATGTGCCAAAGTACCAGGTATCCGGCTGCATACCCGCTAAGGTCCATTACAACTAAAGCAGTGGTGCGGGCTCTGACTCAGTTTATTTCGGTTTTCGGTATCCCGAAGATTATCCAAAGTGACCAAGGGTCAAATTTTTCCTCTCATATGTTTGGTCAAGTGTTGAAATGTTTGCGCATCAAACACAATCAGTCATCTGCTTATCATGCGCAGAGTCAGGGTGCGTTGGAGAGATTTCATCAGACTCTCAAATCTCTCCTGCGTGCTTATTGCACTGAGCTGGATCGAGACTGGGAAGAGGGGCTCCCATGGCTTATGTTGGCTGCGAGGGAGGCCGTACAAGAGGGCACTGGTTTCAGTCCAAATGACCTAGTTTTTGGGCATGTGGTGCGGGGCCCTTTGGCGGTGTTAAAAGATGATTGGGTCGATGCTGAGCCGCCCAAGAACTTGATCGATTTTGTGAACGGGTTTCGGCATCGATTGTTCGTGGCAGGTGGTAGAGCACGCGataaattgcaaatgtctcaGAGCAAAATGAAGGGGAATTATGACCGCCATACAGAGCGGCGCGAGTTCAGTCCGGGGGACCAAGTCCTGGCATTGATGCCTATTGTAGGTTCGCCCTTCCAGGCCAAGTACACTGGTCCATATACGGTAATTGAGAAAATCACGGATTTGAACTACTTTATTGCGACACCGGGGCGGAGGAAGTCCAAACAGCTTTGTCACGTGAATTTGTTGAAACCGTTTTACAGCCGTGGTATGGGGTCAGGACAGACCGAGGAAGGGGTTTGTCCAGCTCTGGCCGTGGGTTCAATGGCTCTGATACATGAGGATGGGGTGCCTGAGCCGGATGACAGTCTGCTGTGTGGTCGCTTAAAAAATTCAGAATCTCTGAGTAACTTGGATAGGCTGCTCTCTCATTTACCGGAGTCTAAACGTTGTGAGCTCACTAATTTGGTGCGCAAGTTTCCCTGTCTGTTCGGCGATGTCCCTTCGCGCACCGATTGGGTGGAGCACGATATTGAGGTGGGAGATGCACAGCCGATAAAACAACGTTTCTATCGTATGTCACCAGAGAAGCGTCAACATCTGGACTCTGAAGTAAAATACATGGTCGAAAACAATATTGCTGTACCGTCTAATGCCAGTTGGGCATCTCCGTGTATTTTGGTACCGAAGCAGGATAAAACGCCGCGGTTTTGTACAGATATGAGAAAGGTAAATTCGGTTACAAAGCCAGATTCTTTCCCTTTGCCGCGAATGGAGGACTGTGTTGACAGTGTTGGTGCCGCCAAGTTTGTGAGTAAATTTGATCTGCTCAAGGGATATTGGCAGGTACCTCTGTCCAAGCGGGCTCAGGAGATCTCGGCATTTATTACACCAACGGGTCTGTATTCGTATACTGTCCTGCCATTCGGACTAAGAAACGCTCCCGCTACGTTCCAGCGATTAATGAACAGAGTTGTGTCCGGGCTGGAGGGATGTTCGGTTTATTTGGATGATCTGGTGATTTATAGTGACACGTGGCACTCCCATTTGCAGCGCATTCGGGCGCTGTTTGAGCGCTTGGAAGAAGCGCGACTCACCATTAATTTAGCAAAGTGCGAGTTTGCTAGGGCCACTGTTACTTATCTGGGGCGGGTAGTTGGGCAAGGTCGTGTAGCCCCAGTCCAGGTTAAGGTTATGGCCATCGAAAAATTTCCACGGCCCACCACCAAAAAAGAGCTGCAGCGGTTTCTGGGTCTGGCGGGATACTATAGGATTTTTTGTAGAAATTTTTCCACTGTGGTGTTTCCTCTTACTGAGCTGCTGAAGACCAGAGTAAAGTTTGTGTGGTCTGTGGAGTGTCAACAGGCCTTTGATAACGTTAAAACTGTGCTATGCTCTTCTCCTGTTCTGGCAGCACCGCGTTTTGATCGGACCTTTTTGCTCCAGGTTGATGCCAGCCAGGTGGGAGCAGGCGCCGTCTTGATGCAAGGAGATGACCAGGGGGTAATGAGACCAGTGAGCTTCTTTTCTAGGAAATTCAATGGTTACCAGTTTAATTATTCTGTTATCGAGAAGGAAGCATTAGCGTTGGTTTGGGCGTTGCAACATTTTGAAGTGTATGTGGGGGGTTGTGCACCACTTGTTGTGTATACAGATCATAATCCTCTGACCTTTCTTCGTTCATTGCGATGTCCGAATCAGAGATTGATGAGATGGGCTCTGTTTCTGCAGGGATATGATCTTGACATTCGGCATATCAAAGGGTCCGATAATACAATTGCAGATGCGTTGTCACGTGCTCCGTTGCCTTGA